A single genomic interval of Granulicella tundricola MP5ACTX9 harbors:
- a CDS encoding LptA/OstA family protein, whose protein sequence is MRFTLGKLRVVVVAGAVLLVAVVAGFVWYGQHSARQWFKRLPKQLGVDIKQETNGFTYSQSVKGKTVFTVHASKEVEHSNGKITLHDAGIILYGRQDGKADRIHGAQFEFDRPSGVMTAVGDVYIDLAAPAGKAGVGSGKDDESKLIHVKTSGLVFNQKTRVAATDEGIEFAAEGLKGTAVGADYDSGSGVVVLRSQVHVTGVRDGRPVDLVASHAVMDRTGNVANLTDAKYVSNGESVSGDRAVVRMGADSQPERLEAQGHVVLAGAGRGTMTGDKLDVGLNAAGQPKDAHLWGGVQYKDVTAVKNATGAAQDVRVSFDGAGRPTHALVTGGVRMDEAAGTGTRSLKAERVEMALTEVVKGRVEVKETTATGGAVLRMADAGAKGRSATDLSGDTLTARFAADGKKERITGLNGVGHTVVHQVGVKGAEETSSGDTLEISFKPGVKAGAEEIQRAVQRGSVKTVRSAPGKTAGSAVRVEHASADTAVFDGDANKLTMTGGVQVSDATSVVLADTVGMDRGTGDSTADGNVRVSYMAEDGKGEPVHVTSARAVEKHSAGTAEFFGGAGKDARMWQGGSQVEAPVLLLEDVKEAGVEKRRLTAHGDVAGEVPVVRAVLVSEKPATGAKAKSDGGAVRISGHEMVYTEGARTVVFRGRVKVEDRDGTMNAQEATAFLAEKAAGAAAAKTPGVGGFPAGRVERMVAAGAVQVEQPGRKATGEQLVYTAADQTFVMTGGKGVPPKMVDEEKGTITGATLRFRSGDKSVMISGGDASTGAQRVHGESKVKQ, encoded by the coding sequence ATGAGATTTACGCTGGGAAAGTTGCGGGTGGTGGTGGTCGCGGGGGCGGTGCTGCTGGTGGCGGTGGTGGCGGGGTTTGTCTGGTATGGGCAGCACTCGGCGCGGCAGTGGTTTAAGAGGCTCCCGAAGCAGCTTGGGGTGGATATCAAGCAGGAGACGAATGGGTTTACGTACTCGCAGAGTGTGAAGGGGAAGACCGTGTTTACGGTTCATGCGAGTAAGGAGGTCGAGCATAGCAACGGAAAGATTACGTTGCATGACGCGGGAATCATCCTGTATGGGCGGCAGGATGGGAAGGCGGACCGGATTCATGGGGCGCAGTTCGAGTTCGACCGGCCGAGTGGGGTGATGACGGCGGTGGGGGATGTGTATATCGACCTGGCGGCTCCGGCGGGGAAGGCGGGGGTGGGTTCAGGCAAGGATGATGAGAGCAAGTTGATTCATGTGAAGACGAGTGGGCTGGTGTTCAACCAGAAGACTAGGGTGGCGGCTACGGATGAGGGGATCGAGTTTGCGGCGGAGGGGCTGAAAGGGACTGCTGTGGGGGCGGATTACGACTCGGGGAGTGGGGTGGTGGTGCTGCGGTCGCAGGTGCATGTGACGGGGGTGCGGGATGGGCGGCCAGTGGACCTGGTGGCCTCGCACGCGGTGATGGATCGGACGGGGAATGTGGCGAACCTGACGGACGCGAAGTATGTCTCAAACGGGGAGAGTGTGTCGGGGGATCGGGCGGTGGTGCGGATGGGGGCGGACTCGCAGCCGGAGAGGCTGGAGGCGCAGGGGCATGTGGTGCTCGCAGGGGCGGGGCGAGGGACGATGACGGGGGACAAGCTGGATGTGGGGCTGAATGCGGCGGGGCAGCCTAAGGATGCTCATCTTTGGGGTGGGGTTCAGTACAAGGATGTGACGGCGGTGAAGAATGCTACGGGGGCGGCGCAGGATGTGAGGGTGAGCTTTGATGGGGCGGGGCGGCCTACTCATGCTCTGGTGACTGGTGGGGTGAGGATGGATGAGGCGGCGGGGACGGGGACTCGGTCACTGAAGGCGGAGCGGGTGGAGATGGCGCTGACGGAGGTGGTGAAGGGGCGGGTGGAGGTGAAGGAGACTACGGCTACCGGTGGGGCAGTATTGCGGATGGCGGATGCGGGGGCGAAGGGGCGGTCGGCTACGGATCTGAGTGGGGATACGCTGACAGCTCGGTTTGCGGCTGATGGGAAGAAGGAACGGATTACCGGGCTGAATGGGGTGGGGCATACGGTGGTCCACCAGGTTGGGGTGAAGGGTGCGGAGGAGACGAGCTCTGGCGATACGCTGGAGATTTCATTCAAGCCGGGAGTCAAGGCTGGGGCGGAGGAGATACAGCGGGCGGTGCAGCGGGGGAGTGTGAAGACTGTCAGGAGTGCTCCGGGGAAGACGGCTGGGAGTGCGGTGCGGGTGGAACATGCTTCGGCTGATACGGCGGTGTTTGATGGTGATGCGAATAAGCTGACGATGACGGGTGGGGTGCAGGTCTCAGATGCGACGAGTGTTGTGCTGGCGGATACGGTGGGGATGGATCGGGGGACGGGAGACTCGACTGCGGACGGGAATGTAAGGGTGAGCTACATGGCGGAGGATGGCAAGGGTGAGCCGGTGCATGTGACCTCTGCCCGGGCGGTGGAGAAACATTCGGCGGGGACGGCGGAGTTCTTTGGGGGGGCGGGTAAGGATGCTCGGATGTGGCAGGGGGGATCTCAGGTGGAGGCTCCGGTGCTGTTGCTGGAGGATGTGAAGGAGGCTGGGGTCGAGAAGAGACGGTTGACCGCGCATGGGGATGTGGCGGGGGAAGTTCCGGTCGTGCGGGCGGTGCTGGTGAGTGAGAAGCCGGCTACAGGGGCGAAGGCGAAGAGCGATGGCGGGGCGGTGCGGATCTCTGGGCACGAGATGGTTTATACGGAGGGTGCGAGGACGGTGGTGTTTCGCGGGCGGGTGAAGGTCGAGGATCGGGATGGGACGATGAATGCTCAGGAGGCTACGGCGTTTCTGGCGGAGAAGGCTGCCGGTGCTGCTGCTGCGAAGACGCCAGGGGTGGGTGGATTTCCGGCGGGGCGGGTGGAGCGGATGGTCGCTGCGGGGGCTGTGCAGGTGGAGCAGCCGGGGCGGAAGGCTACCGGGGAGCAGCTTGTTTATACGGCTGCCGATCAGACGTTCGTGATGACGGGCGGGAAGGGCGTGCCGCCGAAGATGGTGGATGAGGAGAAGGGTACGATTACAGGAGCTACGCTGCGGTTCAGGAGCGGGGATAAGAGTGTGATGATCTCGGGTGGGGATGCTTCTACGGGTGCTCAGCGGGTGCACGGGGAGAGCAAGGTGAAGCAGTGA
- the lptB gene encoding LPS export ABC transporter ATP-binding protein, whose protein sequence is MRVLSTEEIGKSYGGREVVRGVSLSISQGEVVGLLGPNGAGKTTSFYMIVGLVRPDAGRVLADGVDITRLPMYLRARQHRISYLPQEPSVFRKLTVEENILAVLEVQNLSWELRRTRTERLIEQLNLGHVRKTRGYALSGGERRRVEIARCLCIEPAFILLDEPFAGIDPIAVLDLQEIIFGLKASGIGVLITDHQVKETLSVTDRAYIINEGKIFATGTPGELGRNPEVRRVYLGDKFSMD, encoded by the coding sequence ATGCGGGTTTTGAGTACGGAAGAGATTGGGAAGAGCTACGGCGGGCGCGAGGTGGTGCGGGGGGTGAGCCTTTCGATCTCGCAGGGCGAGGTGGTGGGGCTGCTGGGGCCGAATGGCGCGGGGAAGACGACGAGCTTCTACATGATCGTGGGGCTGGTGAGGCCGGATGCGGGAAGGGTGCTCGCGGATGGGGTGGATATTACGCGACTGCCGATGTATCTGCGGGCGAGGCAGCACAGGATCAGCTATCTGCCGCAGGAGCCGAGTGTGTTTCGGAAGCTGACGGTGGAGGAGAACATCCTGGCGGTGCTGGAGGTTCAGAACCTGAGCTGGGAGCTGCGGCGGACGCGGACGGAGCGGCTGATCGAGCAGTTGAATCTGGGTCATGTGAGGAAGACCAGGGGGTATGCGTTGAGTGGGGGGGAACGGCGGCGAGTGGAGATCGCTCGGTGCCTGTGTATTGAACCGGCGTTTATTTTGCTGGATGAGCCGTTCGCGGGTATCGACCCGATTGCGGTGCTGGATCTGCAGGAGATCATCTTCGGGCTGAAGGCGAGCGGGATTGGGGTGCTGATTACGGATCACCAGGTGAAAGAGACGCTGAGTGTGACGGACAGGGCTTACATCATCAACGAAGGGAAGATCTTTGCGACGGGGACTCCGGGGGAGCTAGGGCGGAATCCTGAGGTGAGACGGGTTTATCTGGGGGATAAGTTTTCGATGGACTAG
- the rpoN gene encoding RNA polymerase factor sigma-54 — protein sequence MYLQPKLNLRVSQRQVLTPGLVQMVSVLALNKLELKDMINSEMVENPVLEELEESAASLDERTGIEGDRERSAEAVADEKVREEKDPFDEIDFGSYFQDYLDPGYKTASNFEEFDKPSFEHFLSQPSTLSDHLLWQLGSLTLKPDVRGAAELIVGNLDMNGYLTASEEELAEALGEALRAQVLPEPIPFDRHRVKGGVLVEEAVEPGVVQALAAEAVGGREFKAELKAVKTALEVVHALDPVGVGARDLRECLLLQIDAQKHEAEMMLRRRAKYADRVKLRAEAEDWGEVEVESAAAIDERGGDVFGTARHIVAQCLGLLQKKDMRELTKSCGKSPDEVQAAVEFIRTLDPRPGQRYNVSETRLIEPDVAFVKRDDVYVVVMNEEDMPTLRLNQGYRKMLKQKQTEKEVKDYVKERYKSAIQLLRNIEQRKNTIVRTCESIVRRQSEFLEHGESSLKPMMIKEVAEEIGVHPSTVSRAVANKYVHTQQGVYELRFFFSEGVNGPEGGDLPLVLLKRKVKKLIEEEDPRKPLTDDHLAAELKAQGINVTRRTVAKYREDLQIPSTHQRRVR from the coding sequence TTGTACCTGCAACCGAAGCTGAATCTGAGAGTGTCGCAACGGCAGGTGCTGACGCCTGGCCTGGTTCAGATGGTCAGTGTGCTGGCGCTGAACAAGCTCGAGCTGAAGGACATGATCAACTCCGAGATGGTGGAGAATCCGGTTCTCGAGGAGCTTGAGGAGTCCGCGGCGTCGCTGGATGAGCGGACGGGGATTGAAGGGGATCGGGAGCGTTCTGCCGAGGCGGTGGCCGACGAGAAGGTTCGTGAGGAGAAAGATCCCTTCGACGAGATCGACTTTGGGAGCTACTTTCAGGACTATCTGGACCCGGGATACAAGACGGCTTCAAATTTTGAGGAGTTCGACAAGCCTTCGTTTGAGCACTTTTTATCGCAGCCGAGTACGCTGAGCGATCATTTGCTGTGGCAGTTGGGGTCTCTGACGCTGAAGCCGGATGTGCGGGGCGCGGCGGAGCTGATCGTTGGGAACCTGGATATGAACGGGTACCTGACGGCGAGCGAAGAGGAGCTTGCGGAGGCGCTGGGTGAGGCGCTGCGGGCGCAGGTGTTGCCGGAGCCGATTCCGTTCGATCGGCACAGGGTCAAGGGTGGGGTTCTGGTGGAAGAGGCTGTGGAGCCTGGGGTGGTGCAGGCTCTGGCTGCTGAGGCGGTCGGCGGCCGGGAGTTCAAAGCTGAGCTGAAGGCGGTCAAAACGGCGCTGGAGGTGGTGCATGCGCTCGATCCGGTGGGGGTGGGGGCAAGGGATCTGAGGGAGTGTCTGCTGCTGCAGATCGACGCACAGAAGCATGAGGCGGAGATGATGCTGCGGCGGCGGGCGAAGTATGCGGACCGGGTGAAGCTACGGGCTGAGGCGGAGGATTGGGGTGAGGTGGAGGTCGAGAGCGCGGCTGCGATCGACGAGCGGGGCGGGGATGTGTTTGGGACGGCGCGGCATATTGTGGCGCAGTGCCTGGGGTTGCTGCAGAAGAAGGACATGCGGGAGTTGACGAAGAGCTGCGGCAAGAGCCCCGACGAGGTGCAGGCGGCGGTGGAGTTTATCCGGACGCTGGACCCGAGGCCGGGGCAACGGTACAACGTCAGTGAGACGAGGCTGATTGAGCCGGATGTGGCGTTTGTGAAGCGCGACGATGTGTACGTGGTCGTGATGAACGAGGAGGATATGCCGACGCTGCGGCTGAACCAGGGCTATCGGAAGATGCTGAAGCAGAAGCAGACGGAAAAAGAGGTCAAGGACTACGTCAAGGAACGGTACAAGAGTGCGATTCAGTTGCTGCGGAATATCGAGCAGAGGAAGAACACGATTGTGCGGACGTGCGAATCGATTGTGCGGCGGCAGAGCGAGTTTCTGGAGCATGGTGAGAGCTCGCTGAAGCCGATGATGATCAAGGAGGTGGCGGAGGAGATTGGGGTGCATCCTTCTACCGTCAGCAGGGCGGTGGCGAACAAGTATGTGCATACGCAGCAGGGGGTTTATGAGCTGCGGTTCTTCTTCTCCGAAGGCGTGAACGGTCCGGAGGGTGGGGATCTTCCGCTGGTGCTGCTGAAGCGGAAGGTGAAGAAGCTGATTGAGGAAGAAGATCCGCGGAAGCCGCTGACCGATGATCATCTGGCTGCGGAGTTGAAGGCGCAGGGGATCAATGTGACTCGGCGGACGGTGGCGAAGTATAGGGAGGATCTGCAGATTCCCAGTACGCATCAGCGGCGGGTGCGGTGA
- the hpf gene encoding ribosome hibernation-promoting factor, HPF/YfiA family translates to MNVEYTGRNTTISPKWKQMADQELGRIDKLLGRSVGAHVIFTEDKYRMCVEVTLVAANETLVATNCQDTDMLVALHDALKKIESQAIKHKERRMTVERHGKPDSAEPLIELAEVPQSSAAA, encoded by the coding sequence ATGAACGTTGAGTACACCGGAAGAAACACGACGATCTCACCGAAGTGGAAACAGATGGCAGATCAGGAGCTTGGTCGGATCGACAAGCTGCTGGGGCGCAGTGTTGGGGCGCATGTCATCTTTACCGAAGACAAGTACCGTATGTGCGTGGAGGTGACGTTGGTCGCGGCGAATGAAACGCTGGTGGCGACCAACTGTCAGGACACCGACATGCTGGTGGCGCTGCATGATGCGCTGAAGAAGATCGAGTCCCAGGCGATCAAGCACAAGGAACGCCGGATGACGGTGGAGCGGCATGGAAAGCCGGACTCCGCGGAGCCGCTGATCGAACTGGCAGAGGTGCCACAGAGTTCGGCTGCGGCGTAA
- the metG gene encoding methionine--tRNA ligase subunit beta → MPDPSCSFYVTTPIYYVNARPHIGHAYTTIVADVLARRARAQGTPTWFLTGTDEHGQKIERSALAAGIPPQTFTDQVSASFRDLWKRMGITNDQYIRTTDEAHKKGVQKLFADLHAKGQIYLSTYTGQYSIGEEMFVEGPPGTIGPDGKPTETVTEENFFFRLSDYQLPLLNLIESDTLKITPEARKNEVLSFLRGNTSGAPGPDSGTWVSTDLKQSAKGILYLPGALKDLSVSRSSFTWGIPVPEPAASEAKEKHVIYVWLDALANYITALGYGSDDTTQFEKFWPADIHLVGKEIIRFHCVYWPAFLLAAGLDLPKAVTAHGWLLFDDSKMSKSKGNIVRTETILDAFGTLLPPPAALTSDALALGIRGGLQPPVNGTENEGALAPGSPTPPPEPTKQDQDLFAADVLRYFLLREIPFGQDGSFTFEALITRYNADLANGYGNLVSRTLNMIHKYFDGVVPPSWVSSNSVVLESSVKESQLFDRFVNDNSSGTWVTRLPSEAVALSLAVGRNTQLLRFNKALEACSELIRLLDSDLTSKAPWKVIVGLSDDEMQEKRASVLYTAAESIRIITALLHPILPYATAKVWHQLGLGDIELAAANGELKNLTWGGLQPGTKLGPLSPIFPRADKGLAQTMSDMEQEKSKAPVSNAPVSKLVDEKFNASPETPQDPTHPGAPPRAFGEATTVAGSNAHSTERPGTPPHAEAASGIFSAPFMPESNPGMSGSTPAAGPADASPQITIDDFAKIELRVAQILVCERIPKADKLLRLEVDLGYEKRQILSGIAEWYTPEDLIGRRIVVITNLAPRKMRGLESHGMLLAASTEGGKPHLATFAGADDLPLGSRLK, encoded by the coding sequence ATGCCAGACCCATCCTGTAGCTTCTACGTCACCACCCCCATCTATTACGTCAACGCCCGCCCCCACATCGGCCACGCCTACACCACCATCGTCGCCGACGTCCTCGCACGCCGCGCACGAGCCCAGGGCACCCCCACCTGGTTCCTCACCGGCACAGACGAGCACGGCCAAAAAATCGAGCGCTCAGCACTTGCGGCGGGTATTCCGCCGCAGACCTTTACGGACCAGGTAAGCGCCTCCTTCCGCGACCTCTGGAAGCGCATGGGCATCACCAACGACCAGTACATCCGCACCACGGACGAAGCCCACAAAAAGGGAGTTCAGAAGCTCTTCGCAGACCTCCACGCCAAGGGCCAGATCTACCTCAGTACCTACACCGGCCAGTACAGCATCGGCGAAGAGATGTTCGTAGAAGGCCCTCCCGGCACCATAGGCCCCGACGGCAAACCCACCGAAACCGTCACCGAAGAAAACTTCTTCTTCCGCCTCAGCGACTACCAGCTCCCCCTCCTCAACCTCATCGAGTCCGACACCCTAAAAATCACCCCAGAAGCCCGTAAAAACGAAGTCCTCAGCTTCCTGAGAGGCAATACATCGGGTGCCCCAGGTCCCGATTCTGGGACCTGGGTTTCCACGGATCTCAAACAGTCCGCCAAGGGAATCCTCTACCTCCCCGGAGCCCTGAAAGACCTCTCCGTCTCCCGCAGCAGCTTCACCTGGGGCATCCCTGTCCCCGAGCCCGCCGCCTCCGAAGCCAAAGAAAAGCACGTCATCTACGTCTGGCTCGATGCCCTCGCCAACTACATCACCGCCCTCGGCTACGGCTCCGACGACACCACCCAGTTCGAAAAATTCTGGCCCGCCGACATCCATCTCGTAGGCAAAGAGATCATCCGTTTCCACTGCGTCTACTGGCCCGCCTTCCTCCTCGCCGCCGGCCTCGACCTCCCCAAAGCCGTCACCGCCCACGGCTGGCTCCTCTTCGACGACTCGAAGATGAGCAAATCCAAGGGCAACATAGTCCGCACCGAAACCATCCTCGACGCCTTCGGCACCCTCCTGCCCCCCCCCGCCGCACTAACCTCGGACGCATTGGCCCTTGGGATTAGAGGGGGGCTTCAGCCCCCCGTCAACGGAACGGAAAACGAAGGGGCTTTAGCCCCGGGCTCTCCCACCCCGCCCCCCGAACCCACCAAACAGGACCAGGACCTCTTCGCCGCCGACGTCCTCCGCTACTTCCTCCTCCGCGAAATCCCCTTCGGCCAGGACGGCAGCTTCACCTTCGAGGCCCTCATCACCCGCTACAACGCAGACCTCGCCAACGGCTACGGCAACCTCGTCAGCCGCACGCTGAACATGATCCATAAGTACTTCGACGGTGTAGTTCCGCCATCATGGGTCTCTTCCAACTCAGTAGTCTTAGAGTCATCTGTCAAAGAATCCCAACTCTTTGATCGGTTTGTTAACGATAATTCGAGCGGAACCTGGGTCACTAGGCTTCCAAGTGAGGCTGTTGCTCTTTCACTTGCAGTCGGAAGAAACACACAGCTACTCCGTTTCAATAAAGCATTGGAAGCTTGTAGTGAACTCATCCGCTTGCTTGATTCGGATCTAACTTCCAAAGCCCCGTGGAAGGTCATCGTCGGACTTAGCGACGACGAGATGCAGGAGAAACGAGCGAGTGTCCTCTACACCGCCGCAGAATCCATCCGCATCATCACCGCCCTCCTCCACCCCATTCTCCCCTACGCCACAGCCAAAGTCTGGCACCAACTAGGCTTGGGAGACATAGAACTAGCCGCAGCAAACGGCGAACTAAAGAATCTCACCTGGGGAGGCCTCCAACCCGGCACCAAACTAGGCCCACTCTCCCCCATCTTCCCAAGAGCCGACAAAGGACTAGCCCAAACCATGAGCGATATGGAACAAGAAAAATCCAAAGCCCCCGTCTCCAACGCCCCCGTCTCTAAGCTTGTAGACGAAAAGTTCAACGCCTCCCCTGAAACCCCACAAGACCCAACCCACCCCGGAGCCCCGCCCCGCGCCTTCGGAGAAGCCACCACCGTAGCCGGCTCCAACGCCCACTCCACCGAGCGCCCCGGCACCCCACCTCACGCAGAAGCCGCCTCCGGAATCTTCAGTGCCCCATTCATGCCGGAGTCTAATCCCGGAATGAGTGGGTCTACCCCTGCTGCCGGACCAGCCGATGCCTCCCCCCAGATCACCATCGACGACTTCGCCAAGATCGAACTCCGCGTAGCCCAGATCCTCGTCTGCGAGCGCATCCCCAAAGCCGACAAGCTCCTCCGCCTCGAAGTCGATCTCGGCTACGAAAAGCGCCAGATCCTCTCCGGCATAGCCGAGTGGTACACCCCGGAAGACCTCATCGGCCGCCGCATCGTCGTCATCACCAACCTGGCCCCTCGCAAGATGCGCGGCCTCGAATCCCACGGCATGCTCCTGGCAGCCAGCACAGAAGGCGGCAAGCCGCATCTAGCCACCTTCGCCGGAGCGGATGACCTGCCCCTGGGCTCCCGCCTCAAATAG
- a CDS encoding FadR/GntR family transcriptional regulator, giving the protein MKSPTQDGATNHSQLTMQVVDHVRDLISSGELKPGDRLPPERELARKLKISRSSLRAGIGFLSAMGVLKSRHGAGTFVSSGPPALDSSSLTVLGALHGFLPWQMFEARLVLEANVAALAAERATGEHIAELAEEVAEMYAFMDDPQEYLIHDVRFHRTISRAAGNPILAALMETITASLYDTRRITVDHAVDLKESAEMHREIYRAIRSRNPAAAKRAMEQHLNMARTAQATEPLKDVETPAAPTPTPDTTLLPA; this is encoded by the coding sequence GTGAAATCACCAACTCAAGACGGCGCAACCAATCACTCCCAGCTCACCATGCAGGTCGTCGACCACGTCCGCGACCTCATCTCCTCAGGCGAGCTCAAGCCTGGAGACCGACTCCCGCCAGAACGCGAGCTCGCCCGCAAGCTCAAGATCTCCCGCTCCTCCCTCCGCGCCGGCATCGGCTTCCTCTCCGCCATGGGCGTGCTCAAGTCCCGTCACGGAGCCGGAACCTTCGTCTCCTCCGGCCCGCCCGCGCTCGATTCCTCCTCCCTCACGGTCCTGGGCGCACTTCACGGCTTCCTCCCCTGGCAGATGTTTGAAGCCCGCCTCGTCCTCGAGGCCAACGTAGCCGCCCTCGCAGCCGAGCGCGCCACAGGAGAGCACATAGCGGAGCTCGCCGAAGAGGTCGCCGAGATGTACGCCTTCATGGACGACCCGCAGGAGTACCTCATCCACGACGTGCGCTTCCACCGCACCATCTCCCGAGCCGCCGGCAACCCCATCCTCGCCGCCCTCATGGAGACCATCACCGCCAGCCTCTACGACACCCGCCGCATCACCGTCGATCACGCCGTAGACCTCAAGGAATCAGCCGAAATGCACCGCGAGATCTACCGCGCCATCCGCTCTCGCAACCCCGCCGCCGCCAAACGCGCCATGGAGCAGCACCTCAACATGGCCCGCACCGCCCAGGCCACCGAGCCCCTCAAAGACGTAGAAACCCCCGCCGCACCCACCCCAACCCCAGACACCACCCTCCTCCCCGCCTAG
- a CDS encoding MFS transporter produces the protein MSTKSTPLSRDGFTTEAPHSMQANARWFVCLLLFFATTINYMDRSVFSLIEPLLHKIPFMGWDFASDPHHQPLFDNNFGNVIICFQIAYGIGFLIAGRVIDRVGTKIGYALAIGIWALASFSNGFVGSVVGFCLARIILGLGESGNFPAAIKATTEWFPSEERALATGLFNSGSNVSAFIAPALVAFVTAKYGWRAAFFTTSSMGLIWLVVWLLFPYNKLRRGSTQTQANLEADFASQARGESATLPYSVLLRQRGFYAFALAKGLTDPIWWFYLFYLPQFLNRNYGLDLKHAYWEIVTVYAVSSVGSIAGGGLSGWRMKRGHSVNSGRKFALLVCALAVTPIIFVPQLGSMFPTNPWPAVLLIALAAAAHQGWSANLFSTPTDMFPSTAISTVVGIGGAVGAAGGATFTWIVKHFFSLHPLLIFGLAASAYLVSLAIFQLLVPVLGQPRRPSPPSNAGADPALTSA, from the coding sequence ATGTCGACGAAGTCCACCCCGCTCTCCCGCGATGGCTTTACCACAGAAGCCCCACACTCCATGCAGGCCAACGCCCGCTGGTTCGTCTGCCTCCTCCTCTTCTTCGCCACCACCATCAACTACATGGACCGCTCGGTCTTCTCGCTCATCGAGCCGCTCCTCCACAAGATCCCCTTCATGGGCTGGGACTTCGCCTCGGACCCCCACCACCAGCCCCTCTTCGATAACAACTTCGGCAACGTCATCATCTGCTTCCAGATCGCCTACGGCATCGGCTTCCTCATCGCCGGCCGCGTCATCGATCGCGTCGGCACCAAGATCGGCTACGCCCTCGCCATCGGCATCTGGGCCCTCGCCTCCTTCTCCAACGGCTTCGTAGGCTCCGTCGTCGGCTTCTGCCTCGCACGCATCATCCTCGGCCTCGGCGAGTCCGGCAACTTCCCCGCCGCCATCAAGGCCACCACGGAATGGTTCCCGTCGGAAGAGCGTGCCCTCGCCACCGGCCTCTTCAACTCCGGCTCCAACGTCAGCGCTTTCATCGCACCCGCGCTCGTCGCCTTCGTCACCGCAAAGTACGGCTGGCGAGCAGCCTTCTTCACCACCAGCTCCATGGGCCTCATCTGGCTCGTCGTCTGGCTCCTCTTCCCGTACAACAAGCTCCGTCGCGGCTCCACCCAGACCCAGGCCAATCTTGAAGCAGACTTCGCCAGCCAGGCTCGCGGAGAATCCGCCACCCTCCCCTACTCCGTCCTCCTCCGCCAGCGAGGCTTCTACGCCTTCGCCCTCGCCAAAGGCCTCACAGACCCCATCTGGTGGTTCTATCTCTTCTATCTCCCCCAGTTCCTCAACCGGAACTACGGCCTCGATCTCAAGCACGCCTACTGGGAGATCGTCACCGTATACGCCGTCTCCAGCGTGGGCTCCATCGCTGGAGGAGGCCTCTCCGGCTGGCGCATGAAGCGCGGACACTCCGTCAACAGCGGCCGCAAGTTCGCCCTGCTCGTCTGCGCCCTCGCCGTCACGCCCATCATCTTCGTCCCCCAGCTTGGCAGCATGTTCCCCACCAACCCCTGGCCCGCCGTGCTTCTCATCGCACTCGCCGCCGCCGCCCACCAGGGCTGGTCCGCCAACCTCTTCTCCACCCCCACCGACATGTTCCCCTCCACCGCCATCTCCACCGTCGTCGGTATCGGCGGAGCCGTAGGCGCGGCCGGCGGAGCCACCTTCACCTGGATCGTCAAGCACTTCTTCTCGCTGCATCCGCTACTCATCTTCGGTCTCGCAGCCTCGGCATATCTCGTCTCCCTGGCGATCTTCCAACTTCTCGTACCCGTCCTCGGCCAGCCCCGGCGTCCGTCCCCACCCAGCAATGCCGGAGCCGACCCCGCCCTGACCTCCGCCTAA